One window of Ciconia boyciana chromosome 10, ASM3463844v1, whole genome shotgun sequence genomic DNA carries:
- the VWC2L gene encoding von Willebrand factor C domain-containing protein 2-like isoform X3, protein MEKLRRGMALHIHEAWILLFVIPALVTPAAIDHEDYPADEGDQTSSNDNLIFDDYRGKGCVDDSGFVYKLGERFFPGHSNCPCVCTEDGPVCDQPECPKIHPKCTKVEHNGCCPECKEVKNFCEYHGKNYKILEEFKVRTALQEPQ, encoded by the coding sequence ATGGAGAAGCTGAGGAGGGGGATGGCTCTTCATATCCACGAAGCCTGGATACTTCTGTTTGTAATCCCTGCTTTGGTCACTCCAGCTGCCATCGATCATGAAGACTACCCCGCCGATGAAGGGGACCAGACCTCCAGTAATGACAATCTGATCTTTGATGACTACCGAGGGAAAGGCTGTGTGGATGACAGTGGCTTTGTGTACAAACTGGGAGAACGTTTTTTCCCGGGACATTCCAACTGTCCCTGTGTCTGTACTGAGGATGGTCCTGTTTGCGATCAACCAGAATGCCCTAAAATCCACCCAAAGTGTACAAAAGTGGAACACAATGGATGCTGTCCAGAATGCAAAGAAGTGAAGAACTTTTGTGAATATCAtgggaaaaattacaaaatcttGGAGGAATTTAAG